The following proteins are encoded in a genomic region of Pyricularia oryzae 70-15 chromosome 6, whole genome shotgun sequence:
- a CDS encoding cutinase has translation MTVVFARGTTEAGNAGTVVGPPFLQAIRKLAPGLSVNMQGVPYPANFAGIMAGGDRQGTAKMANIIKTLATDCPNTGIVISGYSQGAMLMHNAAAQLDPETASHVVAAVSFGDPFRRRPVNGVDQSRTLVVCHAGDNVCQGGGMILPAHLTYGQDVGKAAAFVMEAAAAVVASMGAAPATEAAPGTEAVPGAGAVLGAGAVPGTGGAPGTEAAPGTGASPGTEAAPGTGAAPGTEAAPGTGAAPGTEAAPGTGAAPGTEALPSTGASPGAQVGPGP, from the exons ATGACCGTCGTTTTCGCCCGCGGAACCACAGAGGCAGGCAATGCCGGAACCGTCGTGGGGCCACCGTTCCTCCAAGCTATCCGGAAGCTGGCCCCAGGCCTCAGTGTTAATATGCAGGGCGTCCCTTACCCTGCCAATTTTGCAGGCATCATGGCCGGCGGTGACAGGCAAGGCACCGCAAAAAT GGCAAACATCATCAAAACCCTGGCGACCGACTGCCCCAACACCGGGATCGTCATCTCGGGCTACTCCCAAGGTGCGATGCTCATGCACAACGCGGCGGCGCAGCTCGACCCAGAAACGGCCTCGCACGTCGTGGCGGCCGTCTCGTTCGGCGACCCGTTCAGACGCAGGCCCGTCAACGGCGTGGATCAGTCGAGGACGTTGGTGGTGTGCCACGCGGGCGACAACGTCTGCCAGGGCGGCGGCATGATCCTCCCGGCGCATCTCACATATGGGCAGGACGTTGGAAAGGCGGCCGCCTTTGTCATGGAGGCAGCCGCAGCTGTCGTCGCGAGCATGGGAGCTGCGCCGGCCACTGAAGCTGcgccgggcactgaagctgTCCCGGGCGCTGGAGCTGTCCTGGGCGCTGGAGCTGTCCCGGGTACTGGAGGTGcgccgggcactgaagctgCGCCGGGTACTGGAGCTTccccgggcactgaagctgCGCCGGGTACTGGAGCTGccccgggcactgaagctgCGCCGGGTACTGGAGCTGccccgggcactgaagctgCGCCGGGTACTGGAGCTGcgccgggcactgaagctcTCCCGAGCACCGGAGCTTCGCCGGGAGCTCAAGTT GGGccaggaccctga